The Actinomycetota bacterium genome includes a region encoding these proteins:
- the fsa gene encoding fructose-6-phosphate aldolase, with product MKLFIDTANIEHIKEMNSLGIIRGVTTNPSLCSKEGGDFKSSIAEIASIVAGPISAEAVSLTREGIVEEGRELAAIAPNVVVKVPMMEEGLAATKVLSSEGIRVNMTLIFSANQALLAAQVGAAFVSPFIGRLDDIGHDGVELLDSIGSIYDIYGIKTEIISASIRHPLHVTQSALAGADIATVPHNILRAMVKHPLTDIGIERFLEDWKKLQENACK from the coding sequence ATGAAACTTTTTATCGATACCGCCAACATCGAGCATATCAAGGAGATGAATTCGCTCGGGATTATCCGCGGTGTTACGACAAACCCCTCTCTTTGCAGCAAGGAGGGCGGGGATTTCAAGAGTTCGATTGCCGAGATAGCGTCGATTGTGGCCGGCCCCATAAGTGCTGAGGCGGTGAGCCTGACGCGCGAGGGCATCGTCGAAGAAGGCCGCGAACTGGCCGCCATCGCCCCGAACGTAGTCGTTAAAGTACCGATGATGGAAGAGGGGCTTGCCGCGACTAAAGTTCTGAGTTCTGAGGGTATAAGGGTGAACATGACACTAATATTCTCGGCGAACCAGGCGCTCTTGGCCGCGCAAGTCGGCGCGGCTTTCGTCAGCCCGTTTATAGGGAGGTTGGACGATATCGGCCATGATGGTGTCGAACTACTTGACAGCATCGGCTCTATCTATGATATTTATGGTATCAAAACCGAAATCATATCAGCCAGTATCCGGCATCCCCTCCATGTAACTCAGTCCGCGTTAGCGGGTGCGGATATAGCGACGGTTCCGCATAATATTCTAAGAGCAATGGTCAAGCATCCGCTTACGGACATCGGAATCGAGAGATTTCTCGAGGACTGGAAAAAACTTCAGGAGAACGCGTGCAAATAA